In the Leptotrichia sp. oral taxon 212 genome, one interval contains:
- a CDS encoding PG0541 family transporter-associated protein, with amino-acid sequence MKRLEVYFDSFFLEKVKEELKEYGLEKYVLVPEVFSDWGKHLKHFNSHLWPGTDSILIAYVEDEQAEEIMRVIKKMKIDVGHMISMGAVLIPIDDMLL; translated from the coding sequence ATGAAGAGACTGGAAGTGTATTTTGACTCATTTTTTCTGGAAAAAGTAAAAGAAGAACTGAAAGAATATGGTTTAGAAAAATATGTGCTAGTCCCTGAAGTTTTCAGTGACTGGGGAAAGCATCTGAAGCATTTTAACAGTCATTTGTGGCCAGGAACAGACAGTATTCTTATAGCCTATGTTGAAGATGAACAGGCAGAAGAAATTATGAGGGTCATAAAAAAAATGAAAATAGATGTAGGACATATGATATCTATGGGAGCGGTACTTATTCCTATAGACGATATGCTATTATAA
- a CDS encoding efflux RND transporter periplasmic adaptor subunit: protein MINNNLSAKKRIYSNMMKTMAVIIMTGIFAISCGKKKEKKAEENLRPVKVQTVGQNTISLGYTVSGTIKGKEEIPYTATSSGEVTVVNGKNGDYVNAGQVIIAIDNQAARANAMSASSNYEAARINYEKYRTLYNKRLVTETEYLNAKTNYDSARANLQTANDSNSKSVIRTNVNGVLANLNIERHQQVAAGQSLFTLVNESEMILEVGVSPQIVGKIQVGTTAKVKIDELNKEVEGEVYEISGAAQNATRQFLVKIKMQNPDRELKSGMYGTASIDTGAEEGVVIPKESIVVRGVEQIVYIIKDGKAVAIPIKIVNQNETYAAVTGDGLAVGSELVVDGQNVVQDGEKVKKVN, encoded by the coding sequence ATGATAAATAATAATTTATCTGCTAAAAAAAGAATATATAGCAATATGATGAAGACAATGGCTGTAATTATTATGACTGGAATTTTTGCCATTTCCTGTGGAAAAAAGAAGGAGAAGAAGGCTGAAGAAAATCTTAGACCTGTAAAGGTACAGACAGTAGGTCAAAATACAATTTCATTGGGGTATACAGTCAGCGGGACTATAAAGGGGAAGGAAGAAATTCCTTATACTGCCACTTCAAGTGGAGAAGTAACTGTAGTAAACGGTAAAAATGGAGATTATGTCAATGCAGGACAGGTTATAATAGCAATAGACAATCAGGCTGCAAGAGCAAACGCAATGTCAGCTTCTTCAAATTATGAAGCTGCAAGAATAAATTACGAAAAGTATAGAACTCTTTACAATAAAAGACTTGTAACAGAAACTGAATATCTGAACGCAAAGACAAATTATGATAGTGCAAGAGCAAATTTACAGACTGCAAATGATTCAAACAGTAAGTCAGTAATAAGAACTAATGTGAACGGAGTTTTAGCCAACCTTAACATAGAAAGACATCAACAGGTTGCTGCAGGACAGTCGTTGTTCACTCTTGTAAACGAATCGGAAATGATACTGGAAGTAGGAGTTTCGCCTCAGATAGTGGGAAAAATACAGGTAGGTACAACTGCTAAAGTCAAAATAGATGAATTGAATAAAGAAGTTGAAGGGGAAGTATATGAAATATCAGGAGCGGCACAAAATGCAACAAGACAGTTTTTAGTAAAAATAAAAATGCAAAATCCTGATAGGGAACTGAAAAGTGGAATGTACGGAACAGCAAGTATTGATACAGGTGCGGAAGAAGGTGTCGTAATTCCTAAGGAATCAATAGTTGTAAGAGGAGTAGAACAGATTGTATATATAATAAAAGATGGGAAAGCAGTGGCAATACCTATAAAAATAGTTAATCAGAATGAGACATATGCAGCTGTGACAGGAGACGGTCTTGCAGTTGGTTCAGAACTTGTTGTTGATGGGCAGAATGTCGTTCAAGATGGAGAAAAAGTAAAGAAAGTTAATTAG
- a CDS encoding TetR/AcrR family transcriptional regulator, with translation MGKLSVEEKEAKKDKIIEKSMELFREKGYHTTKVEEITKALGISKGNFYTYFNSKEEVLYEILDIIKSEKIRMLEEIDTNKAPKEILKDFIEDYKQYVFKYLKKVTLQNMDNFLKDERVVNYVVEIQDILIEFLKKNIVERIGGSKNKVYDLRFITEFIFISMDGFFLDERLTEKLEIKRKYELTMENRIDQITEFIYNALK, from the coding sequence ATGGGAAAATTAAGTGTTGAAGAGAAGGAAGCTAAAAAAGATAAAATTATAGAAAAATCAATGGAACTATTTCGTGAAAAAGGTTATCATACAACAAAAGTTGAAGAAATAACAAAAGCTCTTGGAATATCTAAAGGAAATTTTTATACTTATTTTAATTCAAAAGAAGAAGTTTTATATGAAATACTGGATATAATTAAAAGTGAAAAAATCAGAATGCTAGAGGAAATAGATACAAATAAAGCTCCAAAGGAAATTTTAAAGGACTTTATAGAAGATTATAAACAATATGTTTTTAAATATTTAAAGAAAGTTACCCTGCAAAATATGGATAATTTTCTGAAAGATGAAAGAGTAGTAAATTATGTAGTGGAAATCCAAGATATATTAATAGAATTTCTTAAAAAAAATATTGTTGAAAGAATCGGAGGAAGTAAAAATAAAGTTTATGATCTGAGATTTATAACAGAATTTATATTTATATCAATGGATGGTTTTTTTCTGGATGAGCGTTTGACGGAAAAGTTAGAAATAAAAAGAAAATATGAACTGACTATGGAAAATAGGATTGATCAGATAACGGAATTTATATATAACGCATTAAAATAG
- a CDS encoding MarR family transcriptional regulator, translated as MELSERDLYYLRIIFEAGKLNLTEFSKISKVSKPAGTKIINKYLKKGYVIKEILEEDKRFSYIQLSDEIREHLEKDQQIASKVYENFLSVLNKNEREQLEGLLIKIKNAFK; from the coding sequence ATAGAACTATCTGAAAGGGATTTATATTATTTACGAATAATTTTTGAAGCAGGAAAGTTAAATCTGACTGAATTTTCAAAAATTTCTAAAGTATCAAAACCTGCAGGGACAAAAATAATTAATAAGTATTTGAAAAAAGGATATGTAATAAAGGAAATATTAGAAGAAGATAAAAGATTTTCGTATATACAGCTTTCAGATGAAATAAGAGAGCATCTTGAAAAAGATCAACAAATTGCAAGTAAAGTATATGAAAATTTTTTATCAGTACTAAATAAAAATGAAAGAGAACAGTTGGAAGGTCTATTGATAAAAATAAAAAATGCTTTTAAATAA
- a CDS encoding efflux RND transporter permease subunit, which translates to MTVAEFATKRVVSTTMIILFMIFSGYTAIKNMKQELMPDFNFPFVVIQTKWTGAVSEDVDTQITKRVEEASLNVDGIKNITTTSAYGTSVVVVQFNFGADSDIKKVQVQSEIDKIKNDLPKDADSPVVSGSGAVSGNSSMALFITLKGADEATLTSFVNETMKPRLQRNRGIGEIAVTGGTEREIKVELDPYKLKAFNLSAPEIYSKIQAANTITPAGTVTDGGKKFILMVSGELKSLEQVENIILSNNNGQTLRLADIAKVSFGTKERETYTRVNGKNSIGVIIEKTRDGNIVEIANTAKKQLEEMKPLFPKGASYDLITDNSLMIKDSISNVTSSGLQALVIAAIVLLVFLKDIRASIFISLSIPISAMFTLFLLNTQGISLNMVSLMGLALAVGSLVDNSVVTLDNIFDHMQEYKEPPNVAAIRGTNEVIMPMIASTMTSVCVFLPIVIYDGFTKEVFKGIALSIMFALGASIIVAMLFIPLVSSRFLNLQKILESKDKAKYFNAFKDWYKGVIAVSLNNKWKIFIGTFVGFIATMVILGPFIKTSFFPTIDNKKYSVVASLATGLDLEKSYEITKRIEEAVKSDKNTKTFYSISRTDAAIVNVDVNKDTFKAMERIREKLKDIPDVNLTVLADETTSANATKDYSFQIEGDNADELNRIANSIITDIKKENWMKDVKSSTEGGYPQAKLEVNRVKAESYGINVTNLTTMLNMTILGIAPIEVSEGTERLDVTLQFEEQYRNSLEKILNLEVKTSSGTYVRIGDIATLSNVEGASTITKYNGSRTVTVGFNLDSSKGFNDAAKFINASFKKTNPAEGYVLATAGAARNQQDMGGEMSRALGLSIVLIYVVLAVQLESFILPFVIMTSLPLSIIGVVIGMVVTRVQLSMFVMIGIIMLMGMVVNNAIVLLDFVANMRQKGVPIREALIESGGSRLRPILMTTLTTVLGWIPMALAIGGGSAGYYQGMAIAVMFGLSFSTLLTLIFIPVFYLIVEEAKEKRAEKKREKEKSQTV; encoded by the coding sequence ATGACAGTAGCGGAGTTCGCAACCAAGAGGGTCGTTTCTACAACGATGATAATATTATTCATGATTTTTTCCGGTTATACTGCGATTAAGAACATGAAGCAGGAACTGATGCCGGATTTTAACTTTCCTTTTGTCGTTATTCAGACAAAATGGACCGGAGCAGTATCTGAAGATGTGGATACACAGATTACTAAAAGAGTGGAAGAAGCATCCCTGAATGTGGACGGAATAAAAAATATAACTACAACTTCTGCATACGGGACATCAGTAGTAGTAGTGCAGTTCAACTTTGGAGCAGACAGTGACATAAAGAAAGTACAGGTACAATCTGAAATAGATAAGATAAAAAATGATTTGCCAAAAGATGCAGATTCTCCTGTAGTATCAGGATCAGGAGCTGTTTCAGGAAACAGTTCAATGGCATTGTTTATAACTTTAAAGGGAGCTGATGAAGCTACTCTTACTTCATTTGTAAATGAGACAATGAAACCAAGGTTACAGAGAAACAGAGGAATAGGAGAGATAGCGGTAACCGGAGGAACTGAAAGGGAAATAAAGGTTGAACTTGATCCATATAAATTGAAGGCTTTCAATCTTTCGGCTCCTGAAATATATTCTAAGATACAGGCAGCAAATACAATAACGCCTGCAGGAACTGTAACTGATGGAGGAAAAAAGTTCATATTGATGGTTTCAGGAGAACTAAAATCTCTTGAGCAGGTGGAAAATATAATCCTGTCAAATAATAATGGACAGACTTTAAGACTTGCAGATATTGCCAAAGTAAGTTTTGGAACAAAAGAGAGAGAAACTTATACAAGGGTAAATGGTAAAAACTCAATAGGGGTAATAATAGAGAAAACAAGAGATGGAAATATAGTTGAAATTGCGAATACTGCAAAAAAACAGCTTGAGGAAATGAAACCGTTATTCCCTAAAGGTGCAAGTTATGACCTTATTACAGATAATAGTTTGATGATAAAGGATTCCATATCAAATGTTACAAGCAGTGGATTACAGGCTTTGGTAATAGCGGCGATAGTTCTGCTTGTGTTTTTGAAAGATATAAGGGCATCAATATTCATATCGCTTTCAATACCTATTTCAGCGATGTTTACTTTATTTCTTTTAAATACACAGGGAATTTCACTGAACATGGTTTCCCTTATGGGACTTGCTCTTGCGGTAGGATCACTGGTAGATAACTCGGTTGTTACCCTTGATAATATATTTGATCATATGCAGGAATATAAGGAACCGCCGAATGTAGCGGCGATACGTGGAACAAATGAAGTCATAATGCCGATGATAGCTTCAACTATGACATCAGTATGTGTATTCCTTCCAATAGTTATATATGACGGATTTACAAAGGAAGTATTTAAAGGAATTGCACTTTCGATAATGTTTGCACTTGGAGCCTCGATAATTGTGGCAATGCTCTTTATTCCACTGGTTTCAAGTAGATTTTTGAATCTTCAGAAAATACTTGAAAGTAAGGATAAGGCTAAATATTTTAATGCTTTCAAAGACTGGTATAAAGGAGTCATAGCGGTTTCTTTAAATAATAAGTGGAAAATTTTTATCGGTACGTTTGTAGGATTTATAGCAACTATGGTAATTCTTGGACCTTTTATAAAAACTTCCTTCTTTCCTACAATTGACAACAAGAAATATTCTGTAGTCGCATCCCTTGCAACAGGACTTGATTTGGAAAAATCATATGAAATAACTAAAAGAATAGAAGAGGCAGTAAAGAGTGATAAAAATACAAAGACTTTCTATTCAATTTCAAGAACAGATGCAGCTATAGTCAATGTGGATGTTAATAAGGATACATTTAAGGCTATGGAAAGGATAAGAGAGAAACTGAAGGATATTCCTGATGTAAATCTTACGGTACTTGCTGATGAAACAACCAGTGCAAATGCAACTAAGGATTATTCCTTCCAAATAGAAGGAGATAATGCAGATGAGTTAAATAGAATTGCAAATTCAATTATTACTGATATAAAAAAAGAAAACTGGATGAAAGATGTAAAATCTTCAACTGAAGGAGGATACCCTCAGGCAAAGCTTGAAGTAAACAGGGTAAAGGCTGAAAGTTACGGAATAAATGTAACAAATTTGACAACAATGCTTAATATGACAATATTAGGTATAGCACCTATAGAAGTTTCAGAAGGAACTGAAAGACTTGATGTAACATTGCAGTTTGAGGAACAGTACAGAAATTCGCTTGAAAAAATACTGAATCTGGAAGTAAAGACTTCCAGTGGGACATATGTAAGAATAGGAGACATAGCCACACTTTCAAATGTGGAAGGTGCTTCAACAATAACAAAATATAATGGTTCAAGAACAGTTACTGTAGGATTTAACCTTGACAGTTCAAAAGGATTTAATGATGCCGCAAAGTTTATTAATGCTTCATTTAAGAAAACAAATCCTGCAGAAGGATATGTACTTGCTACTGCAGGTGCTGCAAGAAACCAGCAGGACATGGGTGGAGAAATGTCACGGGCTTTAGGACTTTCTATTGTACTTATATATGTAGTCCTGGCAGTACAACTTGAGTCATTTATATTGCCTTTCGTAATAATGACATCTTTGCCGTTGTCAATAATAGGAGTTGTAATCGGAATGGTTGTAACACGTGTACAGCTGAGCATGTTTGTCATGATAGGTATAATAATGCTTATGGGAATGGTTGTTAACAATGCCATTGTACTTCTTGATTTTGTTGCCAATATGCGTCAGAAAGGAGTTCCTATAAGGGAAGCACTTATAGAATCAGGTGGCTCAAGACTACGTCCAATACTTATGACAACGCTTACGACGGTGCTTGGTTGGATACCTATGGCACTTGCTATAGGTGGAGGAAGTGCAGGATACTATCAGGGAATGGCCATTGCAGTAATGTTTGGACTGTCGTTTTCAACACTGCTGACTCTTATATTTATTCCGGTATTTTATTTGATAGTTGAAGAAGCTAAGGAAAAAAGAGCCGAAAAAAAGAGAGAAAAAGAAAAATCTCAAACAGTATAA
- a CDS encoding DMT family transporter gives MKTKVRLYGMLLASLASSLWSISGISGEILFKEFHFSSDWLVSVRTAVSGILLLMAVIFIEKKSIFKPFKRAEDIIGILLFGIAGIYFVQFTYFRTIELSNVSFATILQFTAPFFIFIYESLKNRKVPSISTVILLLTTILGVVFIATKGNFSNLSGSTDALLIGIASAIMIAFYSIQPKRLLKKYGSITVVGWGMFVGSFVANIIHPFWKIEGDVNFESVIQVVIVVILGTAIAYLIYIASLNYISSSLAGILTAFEPILAAILSVIIFKLNFSPIELLGFLMVFSSIFLLQKRL, from the coding sequence ATGAAGACAAAAGTTCGCTTGTACGGCATGCTACTTGCCAGTCTTGCATCCAGTCTATGGTCCATTTCAGGGATTTCAGGAGAAATATTATTTAAAGAATTCCATTTTTCATCAGACTGGCTTGTATCTGTAAGAACTGCCGTTTCTGGGATACTGCTTCTTATGGCAGTTATTTTTATTGAAAAAAAATCTATATTCAAACCATTTAAAAGAGCAGAAGATATTATAGGAATCCTTCTGTTTGGAATTGCCGGAATATACTTTGTACAGTTCACTTACTTTAGAACAATCGAATTAAGCAACGTATCATTTGCAACGATTCTACAGTTTACAGCACCTTTTTTTATTTTCATCTATGAATCATTAAAAAATAGAAAAGTGCCGTCTATATCAACTGTGATTTTACTGCTCACGACTATCTTAGGTGTTGTATTTATTGCAACAAAAGGAAATTTTTCAAATTTATCAGGATCTACAGATGCTCTTTTAATAGGAATCGCATCAGCCATTATGATTGCCTTTTATTCCATTCAGCCAAAAAGACTTCTGAAAAAATACGGAAGTATTACAGTTGTCGGCTGGGGAATGTTTGTAGGAAGTTTCGTAGCAAATATAATTCATCCTTTCTGGAAAATTGAAGGTGATGTGAATTTTGAATCTGTCATTCAAGTTGTGATTGTAGTAATTTTAGGTACTGCCATTGCATATTTAATATATATTGCAAGCCTTAACTATATTTCATCGTCATTAGCAGGTATACTTACAGCTTTTGAACCTATTCTGGCCGCAATATTATCTGTAATAATTTTCAAACTGAATTTCTCCCCAATTGAACTGCTAGGATTTTTAATGGTCTTTTCATCCATATTCCTTCTGCAGAAAAGACTTTAA
- a CDS encoding META domain-containing protein: MKKRFYLVGIFTIFIFSCFISNAFPWRKKTDSINNLRETSWQLVTLKEKNVGSITVDDDAKISLSFTKNGVSGFSGVNRFSGRYEVNNDSISFSELSVNLMSGSRSAMNFEERFLRILRSAKKVRHDKDTLILENTKGDTLTFRKLRTSGKHESESAPLNREILNTEWKLVNMAGRNLGSNEYVTIAFSEDGVNGNSGVNDYFSSYTITNHNNIRIGVLSSTRMAGPDNLMRLERDFVTFLQNVKKIKLADKDTLILSTENGKNLIFQKIR; the protein is encoded by the coding sequence ATGAAAAAAAGATTTTATTTAGTTGGAATTTTTACTATTTTTATTTTTAGCTGTTTTATCTCAAATGCTTTTCCTTGGAGAAAAAAAACTGACAGTATTAATAATTTAAGAGAAACATCATGGCAGCTTGTTACCCTTAAAGAAAAAAATGTAGGTTCAATAACAGTAGACGATGATGCTAAAATTTCTCTCAGCTTTACAAAAAATGGTGTCAGCGGTTTTTCCGGAGTAAACAGATTTTCAGGAAGATATGAAGTAAATAACGACTCCATTTCTTTCTCTGAATTAAGTGTAAATCTTATGTCAGGTTCTCGAAGTGCTATGAATTTTGAAGAAAGATTCCTGAGAATTTTACGTTCTGCTAAAAAAGTAAGACATGATAAGGATACTCTTATATTGGAAAATACAAAAGGAGATACTTTAACTTTTAGAAAGTTAAGAACATCCGGTAAACATGAAAGTGAATCAGCTCCATTAAACAGAGAAATTTTAAATACTGAATGGAAGCTTGTAAACATGGCGGGAAGAAATTTAGGAAGCAATGAATATGTTACGATTGCTTTTTCAGAAGACGGTGTAAACGGTAATTCAGGTGTAAATGATTATTTCTCCAGCTATACAATTACTAATCATAATAATATAAGAATAGGTGTTTTATCTTCCACAAGAATGGCAGGTCCAGATAATCTGATGAGACTGGAAAGAGATTTTGTAACGTTTCTTCAAAATGTTAAAAAAATTAAGCTTGCTGATAAAGATACTTTAATTTTAAGTACAGAAAATGGAAAAAATTTAATTTTTCAAAAAATAAGATAA
- a CDS encoding RIP metalloprotease: protein MSIILAIIILGIIIFLHELGHFMTAKYYKMPVMEFAIGMGPKMFTKRIGETDYSIRILPLGGFVNIAGMQPEENPENEIPGGFYTKPAFSRFVVLIAGVMMNFLTALMAIFILISMTGMVPPKYIDPVVGVIQQDSRARNFLQSGDRIMEINGVKISNWKDLQKEILKVNGTEKKYNDEDVSVKISRNGKEISGNVKLTYNKDAESYILGIQIQQPNVSLLKKMEISVYSFAEYFKMMVQGLKMLITGKVSAKEITGPVGLPKFVGEAYKSGGGLALIQIFIILSINIGLMNLLPIPALDGGRLLFVIPEFLGIKVNKKIEEKIHMAGMILLLILMVFIIFNDVTKYF, encoded by the coding sequence ATGAGTATAATTTTAGCAATAATAATACTTGGAATTATTATTTTTTTACATGAACTTGGACATTTTATGACAGCAAAATATTATAAAATGCCGGTTATGGAATTTGCAATAGGAATGGGTCCAAAGATGTTTACAAAAAGGATAGGTGAAACAGATTATTCTATAAGAATATTACCGTTAGGTGGATTTGTAAATATTGCCGGTATGCAGCCAGAAGAAAATCCTGAGAATGAAATTCCAGGAGGATTTTATACAAAACCTGCATTTAGCAGATTTGTTGTCTTGATTGCTGGTGTAATGATGAATTTTTTGACAGCTCTCATGGCAATATTTATTTTAATTTCAATGACAGGTATGGTGCCACCAAAATATATAGATCCTGTTGTTGGAGTGATTCAGCAAGATTCAAGAGCTAGGAATTTTTTACAGTCTGGAGACAGAATTATGGAAATAAATGGAGTAAAAATTTCTAACTGGAAGGATTTACAGAAAGAAATCTTAAAAGTTAATGGAACTGAAAAAAAGTATAATGATGAGGATGTTTCTGTAAAAATATCCAGAAATGGAAAAGAGATATCAGGCAATGTGAAATTAACATATAATAAAGATGCAGAATCCTATATTTTAGGAATTCAGATACAGCAGCCTAACGTTTCGTTATTGAAAAAAATGGAAATTTCTGTCTATTCCTTTGCAGAATATTTTAAAATGATGGTGCAGGGGCTGAAAATGCTTATTACTGGAAAAGTTTCAGCAAAAGAGATAACAGGGCCTGTAGGATTGCCTAAATTTGTAGGGGAAGCCTATAAGTCCGGTGGAGGATTGGCGCTTATACAGATTTTTATAATATTATCTATAAATATAGGTCTTATGAACCTGCTTCCCATACCAGCACTTGATGGTGGAAGACTTTTATTTGTAATACCGGAATTTTTAGGAATAAAGGTAAATAAAAAAATAGAAGAAAAAATCCATATGGCTGGTATGATACTGCTGTTGATTTTAATGGTCTTCATCATATTCAATGATGTGACAAAGTACTTCTAA
- a CDS encoding TolC family protein, with amino-acid sequence MKKIDKKMFALLTLFAMPLFGEKITIQNATEMAVKNNRDIKKGMLEIEKNRLDVNKTWKNSYFKVSYNASASMYFKEIKSPFAGSYNQSYGHNITLTQPIYTGGAIKTGIEIGKDVLSLSELNLDKIRKDTILSTVQAYIDVYDAQISLGVLEKSKEALSKNYEIQKEKYNLRMVTKPEFIEAERSLKAIEASIIEQKSNIEIAKEALGILIGYSDSAKIEIVPFGVEENFSKKVALKDDMAKLTNQNTEYQMALRQKEISKKTINLKRADLQPTVAGVVTYGTSNNTKMSELAKEKNYNGTIGLNLSWDLFDWGARKFEVQKAQKEYEIKEIEAEQALDNIKVNMKKVYYQLQALEKSLEAKRIAVEKAEEVYELEQERYNYNLITMKDLLDAETTLRQSRTDYESTRLNYYYLISRYGSFLD; translated from the coding sequence ATGAAAAAAATAGACAAGAAAATGTTTGCTTTGCTTACATTATTTGCGATGCCTCTTTTTGGAGAAAAAATAACAATTCAGAATGCGACGGAAATGGCAGTTAAAAATAACAGGGATATAAAAAAAGGTATGCTAGAAATTGAAAAAAATAGACTGGATGTGAATAAGACCTGGAAAAATTCCTATTTTAAAGTATCGTACAATGCTTCGGCGAGCATGTATTTTAAGGAAATAAAATCTCCATTTGCAGGCAGCTACAACCAGTCTTATGGGCATAATATAACATTGACGCAGCCTATTTATACAGGGGGAGCAATTAAAACAGGAATAGAAATTGGAAAAGATGTACTCTCCTTAAGTGAACTCAATCTTGATAAAATAAGAAAAGATACAATATTAAGCACAGTGCAGGCTTATATAGATGTATATGATGCTCAAATTTCTTTAGGGGTCCTTGAAAAATCAAAGGAAGCATTATCCAAAAATTATGAAATCCAGAAAGAAAAATATAACTTGAGAATGGTTACAAAACCTGAATTTATAGAAGCTGAAAGAAGTCTGAAAGCAATAGAGGCATCCATAATAGAACAGAAGTCAAATATAGAGATTGCAAAGGAAGCACTTGGAATACTTATAGGCTATTCAGACAGTGCAAAAATAGAAATTGTGCCATTTGGAGTCGAAGAAAACTTCAGTAAGAAGGTTGCCTTAAAAGATGATATGGCAAAACTGACAAATCAGAATACTGAATATCAGATGGCTCTTAGACAGAAGGAAATATCGAAAAAAACAATAAATCTGAAAAGGGCGGATTTACAACCTACAGTTGCGGGAGTTGTAACATATGGAACTTCAAATAATACAAAAATGTCAGAACTTGCAAAGGAAAAAAACTATAACGGAACAATAGGTCTTAATCTTTCGTGGGATTTATTTGATTGGGGAGCAAGAAAATTTGAAGTGCAGAAGGCACAGAAAGAATATGAAATAAAGGAAATAGAAGCTGAACAGGCATTAGATAATATAAAGGTAAATATGAAGAAAGTTTACTATCAGCTCCAGGCATTGGAAAAAAGTCTGGAGGCAAAGAGAATTGCTGTGGAAAAAGCTGAAGAAGTATATGAACTTGAACAGGAGAGATACAACTATAATCTGATAACAATGAAAGATCTTCTTGATGCGGAAACAACTTTAAGACAGAGCAGAACAGACTACGAGAGTACAAGATTGAACTATTATTACCTGATTTCAAGATATGGTTCATTTCTGGATTAG
- a CDS encoding ROK family transcriptional regulator codes for MQKLNTTDYKVMEKIMKNSKISRTDLSKYLELTPAAISKIIKKLLSYNLIVEKNTLFSTGGRPRVTLAINKNYKKIIGVNLGAGFINIVESNLNGEIIGITERKFAFKGQEKVLELLDEELTKTLSKYDAESVVGIGLATHGVVDRKKGTVIVSPHFKWRNLELRKEFEKKYNLPVIVENDVRSMLIAEHNYGHAKNMKDFIFLYIKNGIGAAIFLNGKIFEGSNYGAGEIGHFIVNEHSNIQCRCGKYGCLETESSEQVLINKVMWKLEEDEKKEVGKNLDITMVYSKAQKREEPYYSIIKESVYNTGKVMGNVLNMIDVNDIIVAGDITTTGELFIRNFKRGIDAMLLEEFNKKIKVRTTKLENMTGVYGAVSLITSNLFEGEKLIKVR; via the coding sequence ATGCAGAAGTTAAACACAACAGATTATAAAGTCATGGAAAAAATAATGAAAAATTCCAAGATATCCAGAACAGATTTGTCAAAATATTTAGAACTGACACCTGCAGCAATTTCCAAAATAATAAAAAAGTTACTCTCTTATAACCTCATAGTTGAAAAAAACACACTGTTTTCAACAGGTGGAAGACCTAGAGTGACATTGGCAATTAATAAAAATTACAAAAAGATAATAGGAGTCAATCTGGGAGCAGGATTTATAAACATTGTTGAAAGTAATCTGAATGGGGAAATAATAGGTATAACTGAAAGGAAATTTGCATTTAAAGGACAAGAAAAGGTTCTTGAACTGCTAGATGAGGAACTGACAAAAACCCTTAGTAAGTATGATGCAGAATCAGTAGTTGGAATAGGGCTTGCAACACATGGTGTTGTTGACAGAAAAAAAGGTACTGTAATAGTTTCGCCTCATTTTAAGTGGAGAAATCTGGAGCTGAGGAAAGAATTTGAAAAGAAGTATAATCTTCCTGTAATTGTTGAAAATGATGTAAGGTCAATGCTTATAGCTGAACATAATTATGGACATGCAAAAAATATGAAAGATTTCATATTCCTATATATTAAGAATGGAATAGGAGCGGCAATTTTTCTGAATGGGAAAATTTTTGAAGGAAGTAATTATGGAGCTGGAGAAATAGGACATTTCATAGTAAATGAGCATTCGAACATACAGTGCCGCTGTGGAAAATATGGATGCCTTGAAACTGAATCTTCAGAACAGGTACTCATAAACAAAGTGATGTGGAAACTGGAAGAAGATGAAAAAAAGGAAGTGGGTAAAAATCTGGATATAACAATGGTTTACAGTAAAGCACAGAAAAGAGAGGAACCTTATTATTCTATAATAAAGGAATCTGTGTACAATACAGGAAAAGTAATGGGAAATGTGCTTAATATGATTGATGTGAATGATATTATAGTGGCAGGAGATATTACAACTACAGGAGAACTCTTCATAAGAAATTTTAAAAGGGGAATAGATGCCATGCTACTTGAAGAATTCAACAAAAAAATAAAAGTAAGGACTACAAAGCTTGAAAATATGACAGGGGTTTATGGTGCAGTTTCACTTATAACAAGTAATCTGTTTGAAGGGGAAAAGTTAATCAAGGTCAGATAA